One Myotis daubentonii chromosome 3, mMyoDau2.1, whole genome shotgun sequence genomic window carries:
- the LOC132229132 gene encoding ferritin light chain-like, which translates to MSSQIHQNYSTQVEAVVNPSQPGSAGHPHLPLDREDVALFCELAEKKPKGAEHLLKLQNKQGGRILLQGVLKPPQNGWGKAQGAMEATLALERNLTRPSWSCRPWVLPADPHLWNFLKDHFWGEEMKFIKMMGYT; encoded by the coding sequence atgagctcccaaattcatcagaattattccacccaAGTGGAAGCTGTGGTCAACCCTAGCCAACCTGGATCTGCGGGCCACCCACACCTACCTCTTGACCGTGAGGATGTGGCTCTCTTTTGTGAGTTAGCAGAGAAGAAGCCCAAGGGCgctgagcatctcttaaagttgcaaaacaagCAAGGTGGCCGCATTCTCCTCCAGGGCGTGCTGAAGCCTCCCCAGAATGGGTGGGGCAAAGCACAGGGCGCCATGGAAGCCACCTTGGCCTTGGAGAGAAACCTCACCAGGCCCtcttggagctgcaggccctgggttctaccaGCAGACCCTCATCTCTGGAACTTCCTGAAGGACCACTTCTGGGGTGAGGAGATGAAATTCATCAAGATGATGGGCTAtacctga